A DNA window from Actinomadura coerulea contains the following coding sequences:
- a CDS encoding iron chelate uptake ABC transporter family permease subunit → MLTTKSPPVTPPAEPAEVPRPPGARWVAGLVGALVLLLAAVVLSLGIGAKPLSPGQVWDGLFHADSAAYTLVREMRLPRTILGLLAGTALGLGGAVMQSLTRNPLADPGLLGINAGAAAAVVSAISFLGVTSFTGFVWFAFAGAGAVAMLLYAVGGGRAATPARLALAGSALNAALFSYVSAVQLLDTASLDRMRFWTVGSLASAQGYTVVRVAPFVLAGLVAALLLARPLNAMAMGEDAARGLGADPGRVRIAAIVTVTLLCGAATAACGPILFVGLMVPHLVSALTGPDLRRLIPFCAVLSPALMLVADVFGRVVVRPSELQVGVVMVVAGGPVFLYFVRRSGRSRA, encoded by the coding sequence GTGTTGACGACCAAGTCGCCGCCGGTCACACCGCCCGCGGAGCCGGCGGAAGTCCCGCGGCCGCCGGGCGCGCGGTGGGTGGCCGGACTCGTCGGCGCGCTCGTTCTCCTCCTCGCCGCCGTCGTGCTCAGCCTCGGGATCGGCGCGAAGCCGCTGTCGCCCGGACAGGTGTGGGACGGGCTTTTCCACGCCGATTCGGCCGCGTACACGCTCGTCCGCGAGATGCGCCTGCCGCGCACGATCCTCGGCCTCCTCGCCGGGACGGCGCTCGGCCTCGGCGGCGCGGTGATGCAGTCGCTCACCCGCAACCCGCTCGCCGACCCCGGCCTCCTCGGCATCAACGCGGGCGCCGCCGCCGCGGTCGTGTCGGCCATCTCCTTCCTCGGCGTCACCTCGTTCACCGGGTTCGTGTGGTTCGCGTTCGCCGGCGCGGGCGCCGTCGCGATGCTGCTCTACGCGGTCGGCGGCGGGCGCGCCGCCACCCCGGCCCGGCTCGCCCTCGCCGGGTCCGCGCTGAACGCCGCACTCTTCTCCTACGTGAGCGCGGTGCAGCTGCTCGACACCGCGTCCCTCGACCGGATGCGCTTCTGGACGGTCGGGTCGCTCGCCTCCGCGCAGGGCTACACGGTCGTCCGCGTCGCGCCGTTCGTCCTCGCCGGGCTGGTGGCGGCGCTGCTGCTGGCGCGCCCGCTCAACGCGATGGCGATGGGGGAGGACGCGGCCCGCGGGCTCGGCGCCGACCCCGGGCGCGTCCGGATCGCCGCGATCGTCACCGTCACGCTGCTGTGCGGCGCGGCGACGGCGGCGTGCGGGCCCATCCTCTTCGTCGGGCTGATGGTGCCGCACCTCGTCAGCGCCCTGACCGGCCCCGACCTGCGCCGGCTGATCCCGTTCTGCGCGGTCCTCTCACCCGCACTGATGCTCGTGGCGGACGTCTTCGGGCGCGTCGTGGTGCGCCCGTCCGAACTCCAGGTCGGCGTGGTGATGGTCGTCGCGGGCGGGCCGGTCTTCCTCTACTTCGTCCGACGGTCCGGGAGGTCCCGCGCATGA
- a CDS encoding ABC transporter substrate-binding protein has protein sequence MKRIARSGAVRLAAAALAVALPLGMASGCSGKASGGSGGTGADGVKTGPGVTDGTIRVGVETDLTGVYAPLGKSLTQAQQMYFEQLNAQGGVCGRKVELVVRDHGYDVQKAVAGYSEMQSSVIGIAQFVGSPMVTALKGRITSDKMFVIPNAWSTTLLGSRYIQVTGTTYDIDMINALDFLTREKGIAKGDKVGHVYFEGDYGESALAGAKYAAGELGLTLVEQKIKATDNDMSAQVAALKSAGVKAILMSAGPRQSASLAGLARAKGMAAPIVASNSGFSPQLLQTAAAPALLKDFYLASAGAPVSSDLAPIKKLADDYGKKYPGQPRDSAVVNGYTGAVIFADALKKACAAKDLTREGLITAHRSTTAHDGGYGTPMDFSKVDEPGTRKTYILRTDAKAVGGLVVERQPMESEAAERYKVPAGA, from the coding sequence TTGAAGCGCATAGCAAGGTCCGGGGCGGTACGTCTCGCCGCTGCCGCGCTGGCCGTGGCCCTGCCCCTGGGCATGGCGTCGGGCTGCAGCGGCAAGGCGTCCGGTGGGTCCGGCGGAACCGGTGCGGACGGGGTCAAGACCGGCCCCGGCGTCACCGACGGGACGATCCGCGTCGGCGTCGAGACCGACCTGACCGGCGTGTACGCGCCGCTCGGCAAGAGCCTGACGCAGGCGCAGCAGATGTACTTCGAGCAGCTCAACGCCCAGGGCGGCGTCTGCGGGCGCAAGGTCGAGCTGGTCGTCCGCGACCACGGCTACGACGTGCAGAAGGCCGTCGCCGGGTACAGCGAGATGCAGTCGAGCGTCATCGGCATCGCCCAGTTCGTCGGCTCGCCGATGGTGACGGCGCTCAAGGGCCGCATCACGTCCGACAAGATGTTCGTCATCCCGAACGCCTGGTCGACGACGCTGCTCGGCAGCCGGTACATCCAGGTCACCGGCACCACCTACGACATCGACATGATCAACGCCCTGGACTTCCTCACCCGGGAGAAGGGCATCGCGAAGGGCGACAAGGTCGGGCACGTCTACTTCGAGGGCGACTACGGCGAGAGCGCGCTCGCCGGAGCGAAGTACGCGGCGGGCGAGCTCGGCCTGACGCTCGTCGAGCAGAAGATCAAGGCGACCGACAACGACATGTCCGCCCAGGTCGCGGCGTTGAAGAGCGCGGGCGTCAAGGCGATCCTGATGAGCGCCGGGCCGCGGCAGTCGGCGTCGCTGGCGGGCCTCGCCCGTGCCAAGGGCATGGCGGCGCCGATCGTGGCGAGCAACTCCGGGTTCTCCCCGCAGCTCCTGCAGACCGCGGCCGCGCCCGCGCTGCTCAAGGACTTCTACCTCGCCAGCGCCGGCGCGCCCGTCTCGTCCGACCTGGCGCCGATCAAGAAGCTGGCGGACGACTACGGGAAGAAGTACCCGGGGCAGCCGCGCGACAGCGCCGTCGTCAACGGGTACACGGGCGCGGTCATCTTCGCGGACGCGCTGAAGAAGGCGTGCGCGGCCAAGGACCTCACCCGCGAGGGCCTGATCACCGCGCACCGCTCCACCACCGCCCACGACGGCGGCTACGGCACGCCGATGGACTTCTCGAAGGTGGACGAGCCCGGCACCCGCAAGACCTACATCCTGCGGACGGACGCCAAGGCCGTCGGCGGGCTGGTCGTCGAGCGGCAGCCCATGGAGTCGGAGGCGGCCGAGAGGTACAAGGTTCCCGCGGGCGCCTGA
- a CDS encoding branched-chain amino acid ABC transporter permease, with protein MSTFIELVVNGVSAGSVYALIALGFVIIFRATEVVNFAHASLLLAGGYVTAVLHDDIGFLPALGAGVAAAAAAGALVELLVLRRARAEDRSVLAIVTIGVDIVLTTALTREIGTQVLSLGDPWGDRVVEIAGVGVAQTRVAAFVTAAALITVFLLAFRFTPWGVAMRAAAEDGETAALMGVRLGRVSLAAWAIAGALAAVAALFLTVFPTPGLDRATSFAAMKAFPAAILGGLDSTTGALVGGLAVGLTESLVTGYQGELAFLGRGIGDVAPFLVMLAVLLVRPAGLFGTRELSRV; from the coding sequence TTGAGCACGTTCATCGAGCTGGTGGTCAACGGGGTGTCGGCGGGGTCGGTGTACGCGCTGATCGCCCTCGGCTTCGTGATCATCTTCCGGGCCACCGAGGTGGTCAACTTCGCGCACGCCTCGCTGCTGCTGGCGGGCGGCTACGTGACGGCCGTGCTGCACGACGACATCGGGTTCCTGCCGGCGCTCGGCGCGGGCGTCGCCGCGGCGGCCGCCGCGGGCGCGCTGGTGGAGCTGCTGGTGCTCCGGCGCGCCCGGGCGGAGGACCGGTCCGTGCTGGCGATCGTCACGATCGGCGTCGACATCGTGCTGACCACCGCGCTGACCCGGGAGATCGGCACCCAGGTGCTGTCCCTCGGCGACCCGTGGGGGGACAGGGTCGTCGAGATCGCGGGCGTCGGCGTCGCGCAGACGCGCGTCGCCGCGTTCGTGACCGCGGCCGCCCTGATCACCGTGTTCCTGCTGGCGTTCCGCTTCACGCCCTGGGGCGTGGCGATGCGGGCGGCGGCCGAGGACGGCGAGACGGCCGCGCTCATGGGCGTCCGGCTGGGCCGCGTGTCGCTCGCCGCGTGGGCGATCGCCGGCGCGCTCGCGGCGGTGGCGGCGCTGTTCCTGACCGTGTTCCCCACCCCCGGCCTCGACCGCGCCACCTCGTTCGCCGCGATGAAGGCGTTCCCGGCGGCGATCCTCGGCGGTCTGGACTCCACGACGGGCGCGCTCGTCGGCGGCCTCGCCGTCGGGCTCACCGAGTCGCTGGTGACGGGGTACCAGGGCGAGCTGGCGTTCCTCGGGCGCGGCATCGGCGACGTGGCGCCGTTCCTGGTGATGCTCGCGGTGCTGCTCGTCCGTCCCGCCGGGCTGTTCGGGACGAGGGAGCTGTCGCGTGTCTGA
- a CDS encoding branched-chain amino acid ABC transporter permease has product MSDPRIRLAAAAASTLVLLVLPFYLDAFWLQTGLFAMSAAIGAIGLNLLTGATGQLSMGHAFFLAVGAYGYVYLASGSGPRLAGLGLPTPLAFLGAIVLAGVAGGLFSPIAGRLRGTYLGIASLALIFIGQHLLFNAESVTGGFNGRDVPPLEIAGFRFDDAPELVVFAVPLGALERLWFLAVALLVPAVWIARGILRGRPGRALNTIRDHEVAAAVMGVPVARYQAGVFVLSSMYAGAAGALLALAFRRTVPDYFGMFLSLDYLAMIVIGGLGTAAGAVAGAVFVSVLPQLLTRYGDDLPLVAAPGSGGVSPAEAARILYGAAVVAVVLFLPGGLAGTWTRLRTAASRRRASRPLTRFEQEEQPI; this is encoded by the coding sequence GTGTCTGACCCCCGGATCCGGCTCGCGGCCGCCGCCGCGTCCACCCTCGTCCTGCTGGTCCTGCCGTTCTACCTGGACGCGTTCTGGCTGCAGACGGGCCTGTTCGCGATGTCGGCGGCGATCGGCGCCATCGGCCTGAACCTGCTGACCGGCGCCACCGGGCAGCTGTCGATGGGGCACGCCTTCTTCCTCGCGGTCGGCGCGTACGGGTACGTCTACCTGGCGTCCGGCTCCGGGCCGCGGCTCGCGGGGCTCGGGCTGCCGACCCCGCTGGCGTTCCTCGGCGCGATCGTGCTCGCGGGCGTCGCGGGCGGGCTGTTCAGCCCCATCGCCGGACGGCTGCGCGGCACCTACCTCGGCATCGCGTCCCTCGCCCTGATCTTCATCGGGCAGCACCTGCTGTTCAACGCCGAGAGCGTCACCGGCGGGTTCAACGGGCGCGACGTCCCGCCCCTGGAGATCGCCGGGTTCCGCTTCGACGACGCCCCGGAACTCGTGGTGTTCGCCGTCCCGCTCGGCGCGCTGGAGCGGCTGTGGTTCCTCGCCGTCGCGCTGCTGGTCCCGGCCGTGTGGATCGCGCGCGGCATCCTGCGCGGACGGCCCGGACGGGCCCTCAACACCATCCGCGACCACGAGGTCGCGGCGGCGGTGATGGGCGTCCCGGTGGCGCGCTACCAGGCCGGCGTGTTCGTGCTGTCGTCGATGTACGCGGGCGCGGCCGGGGCGCTGCTCGCGCTGGCGTTCCGGCGGACCGTCCCCGACTACTTCGGCATGTTCCTGTCCCTGGACTACCTCGCCATGATCGTCATCGGCGGGCTCGGCACCGCGGCCGGGGCCGTCGCGGGCGCGGTGTTCGTCTCCGTCCTGCCCCAGCTCCTCACCCGCTACGGCGACGACCTGCCGCTCGTCGCCGCGCCGGGCTCGGGCGGCGTCTCCCCCGCCGAGGCCGCCCGGATCCTGTACGGCGCCGCCGTCGTCGCCGTCGTGCTCTTCCTCCCCGGGGGCCTGGCCGGGACGTGGACGCGGCTGCGCACCGCCGCGTCCCGGCGCCGGGCCTCCCGTCCCCTCACCCGATTCGAGCAAGAGGAGCAACCGATTTGA
- a CDS encoding ABC transporter ATP-binding protein: MKDATARLAGAGLTLAYDKRTIAEDLDVAVPEGSFTVIVGPNACGKSTLLRALARILKPSAGTVVLDGRPIADWPAKKLARTLGLLPQSSIAPEGITVADLVSRGRYPHQSLLRQWSREDERVVAESMAATGVGDLADRHVDELSGGQRQRVWIAMVLAQQTPLLLLDEPTTYLDIAHQIEVLDLCARLHEEGRTVVAVLHDLNHAARYATHMIAMRDGRIAAEGDPSDVVTADLVEQVFRLPCRVIDCPETGTPLVVPAARPRTASLR, translated from the coding sequence ATGAAGGACGCGACCGCGCGGCTCGCCGGCGCCGGGCTCACCCTGGCCTACGACAAGCGCACCATCGCCGAGGACCTCGACGTGGCGGTGCCGGAGGGCTCGTTCACGGTGATCGTGGGGCCGAACGCGTGCGGCAAGTCGACGCTGCTGCGCGCGCTGGCGCGGATCCTCAAACCCTCCGCCGGGACGGTCGTGCTGGACGGCCGCCCCATCGCCGACTGGCCCGCCAAGAAGCTGGCGCGCACGCTCGGGCTGCTGCCGCAGTCGTCGATCGCGCCGGAGGGCATCACGGTCGCCGACCTCGTCTCGCGCGGCCGGTATCCCCACCAGAGCCTGCTGCGGCAGTGGTCCCGGGAGGACGAGCGGGTCGTCGCCGAGTCGATGGCCGCGACGGGCGTCGGGGACCTCGCCGACCGGCATGTGGACGAGCTCTCGGGCGGGCAGCGGCAGCGGGTCTGGATCGCCATGGTGCTCGCCCAGCAGACGCCGCTGCTGCTGCTGGACGAGCCGACGACCTACCTCGACATCGCGCACCAGATCGAGGTGCTCGACCTGTGCGCGCGGCTGCACGAGGAGGGCCGGACGGTCGTCGCCGTCCTGCACGACCTCAATCACGCCGCCCGCTACGCCACCCACATGATCGCGATGCGGGACGGCCGGATCGCGGCGGAGGGCGACCCGTCCGACGTGGTCACCGCCGACCTGGTAGAGCAGGTCTTCCGGCTGCCATGCCGAGTGATCGACTGCCCGGAAACAGGCACCCCCCTGGTCGTCCCAGCAGCCCGACCCCGCACCGCCTCCCTCCGTTGA
- a CDS encoding MFS transporter yields MPELSSRRRLGVLAICCLSLLIVSLDNTILNVALPSLQRDFHSSLSGLQWTIDAYLIVLASLLLLSGSTADRIGRRRVFQTGLALFSAGSVLCSLAPSLGLLVAARVVQAVGGSMLNPVAMSIITNVFTGPRERARAIGVWGAVVGLSMAMGPLVGGLLVDSVGWRSIFWLNVPIGLAALVLTALFVPESRAPRPRRPDPLGQAFMILLLGTLTYAIIEAPGRGPADPAVYGAAIVAAASLAGFVLHALRAPEPLIYLRFFRSVPFSGATVIAVSGFAALGGFLFLNTLYLQNVRGLSALHAGLFLLPMAAMTAVSAPLSGRLVGSRGPRLPLQIAGAAMLASGLLFAAFDAETRDVTLFAAYVLFGLGFGMLNSPITNTAVSGMPRAQAGVAAAVASTSRQIGQALGVAVIGAVLAAGTAAAHPAAPAFVSAARPAYWILAGCAAAVLVLGTATTGRRAARSAARTSGLFGGDEAAPDARDVTGASAR; encoded by the coding sequence GTGCCCGAACTCAGTTCCCGACGCCGGCTGGGCGTGCTGGCCATCTGCTGTCTGAGTCTGCTCATCGTCAGCCTGGACAACACGATCCTCAACGTCGCGCTCCCGTCGCTGCAGCGCGACTTCCACAGCTCGCTGTCGGGCCTGCAGTGGACCATCGACGCGTACCTGATCGTCCTGGCGTCCCTGCTGCTGCTGTCCGGCTCGACCGCCGACCGGATCGGGCGGCGGCGCGTGTTCCAGACGGGGCTCGCGCTGTTCTCGGCCGGGTCGGTGCTGTGCAGCCTCGCGCCGTCCCTCGGCCTGCTCGTCGCCGCCCGCGTGGTGCAGGCGGTCGGCGGGTCCATGCTCAACCCGGTCGCGATGTCGATCATCACGAACGTGTTCACCGGGCCGCGCGAGCGGGCCCGCGCCATCGGCGTGTGGGGCGCCGTCGTCGGGCTCAGCATGGCGATGGGCCCGCTGGTCGGCGGGCTGCTGGTCGACTCGGTCGGCTGGCGGTCGATCTTCTGGCTGAACGTGCCGATCGGGCTCGCCGCGCTCGTGCTGACCGCGCTGTTCGTCCCCGAGTCGCGCGCCCCGCGCCCCCGCCGCCCCGATCCGCTCGGCCAGGCGTTCATGATCCTGCTGCTCGGCACGCTGACGTACGCGATCATCGAGGCGCCCGGCCGCGGCCCCGCCGACCCGGCCGTCTACGGCGCCGCGATCGTCGCCGCCGCGTCCCTCGCCGGCTTCGTCCTGCACGCGCTGCGCGCCCCCGAACCGCTGATCTACCTGCGCTTCTTCCGCAGTGTCCCGTTCTCGGGCGCGACCGTCATCGCGGTCAGCGGGTTCGCCGCGCTCGGCGGGTTCCTCTTCCTCAACACCCTCTACCTGCAGAACGTGCGCGGGCTCTCGGCGCTGCACGCGGGGCTGTTCCTGCTGCCGATGGCGGCGATGACCGCCGTGTCCGCCCCGCTGTCGGGACGGCTCGTCGGGAGCCGCGGCCCGCGGCTCCCGCTCCAGATCGCGGGGGCGGCGATGCTCGCCAGCGGCCTGCTGTTCGCCGCCTTCGACGCCGAGACCCGCGACGTCACGCTGTTCGCCGCGTACGTGCTGTTCGGTCTCGGGTTCGGCATGCTCAACTCGCCGATCACGAACACCGCCGTGTCGGGGATGCCGCGCGCCCAGGCGGGCGTCGCCGCGGCGGTCGCCTCCACCAGCCGGCAGATCGGGCAGGCGCTCGGCGTCGCGGTGATCGGCGCCGTGCTGGCCGCCGGGACCGCCGCGGCGCATCCCGCCGCGCCGGCCTTCGTCTCGGCCGCCCGACCGGCATACTGGATCCTCGCCGGATGCGCCGCCGCCGTGCTGGTGCTGGGCACGGCCACCACGGGCCGGCGGGCCGCCCGCAGCGCGGCGCGCACCTCCGGCCTGTTCGGCGGCGACGAGGCGGCGCCGGACGCACGCGATGTGACGGGAGCGAGTGCGCGATGA
- a CDS encoding FecCD family ABC transporter permease, protein MSRGPRFAVVRTPAASFRFRPRALVVAALCLAVALGTGVLLIGSGDFPMSPGDVVRTLAGQGSPADSLIVNEIRLPRVAAGLAVGAALGLAGAIFQSLVRNPLGSPDILGFSQGAATGVLAVIVLTGAGSAAVAAGAAGGGLLTGLAVYLVAGRHGAHGQRLILVGIGVAAILTGVNGYLITQAEITDAARAVLWLTGSLDGRDWSDAAPVIAALAVLGPLVVAGCGRALRMLEMGDDAAHGLGVPIERVRVLLLAAAVLLTALAAAAAGPVSFVALTAPQLARRLTRTAGPNLLPAACMGAALMAAADWAAQRGFPGHQLPVGVVTGLLGGGYLVWLLVTERKTGRM, encoded by the coding sequence ATGAGCAGGGGGCCGCGTTTCGCGGTAGTCCGGACGCCCGCGGCGTCGTTCCGGTTCCGGCCGCGCGCTCTCGTCGTCGCGGCGCTCTGCCTCGCCGTCGCGCTCGGGACGGGCGTGCTCCTCATCGGCAGCGGCGACTTCCCGATGAGCCCCGGCGACGTCGTGCGGACGCTGGCCGGGCAGGGGTCGCCCGCCGACTCGCTCATCGTGAACGAGATCCGGCTGCCGCGGGTGGCGGCCGGCCTCGCGGTCGGCGCGGCGCTCGGGCTGGCGGGCGCGATCTTCCAGTCGCTGGTCCGCAACCCGCTCGGCAGCCCCGACATCCTCGGCTTCAGCCAGGGCGCCGCGACCGGCGTCCTCGCCGTGATCGTGCTGACCGGCGCCGGCAGCGCCGCGGTCGCGGCCGGCGCGGCCGGCGGCGGCCTGCTCACCGGCCTGGCCGTGTACCTGGTGGCGGGACGGCACGGCGCGCACGGGCAGCGGCTCATCCTCGTCGGCATCGGCGTCGCCGCGATCCTCACCGGCGTCAACGGCTACCTGATCACCCAGGCGGAGATCACCGACGCGGCCCGCGCCGTGCTGTGGCTGACCGGCAGCCTGGACGGCCGCGACTGGTCGGACGCCGCGCCCGTCATCGCGGCGCTCGCCGTGCTCGGCCCGCTCGTCGTCGCCGGCTGCGGCCGGGCGCTGCGGATGCTGGAGATGGGCGACGACGCCGCGCACGGACTCGGCGTCCCCATCGAGCGGGTCCGGGTGCTGCTGCTGGCCGCGGCAGTACTGCTGACCGCGCTCGCCGCGGCGGCGGCCGGGCCGGTGTCGTTCGTCGCGCTGACCGCGCCGCAGCTCGCCCGCCGCCTCACCCGGACGGCCGGCCCCAACCTGCTGCCGGCGGCGTGCATGGGCGCCGCGCTGATGGCGGCCGCCGACTGGGCGGCGCAGCGCGGCTTCCCCGGCCACCAGCTCCCGGTCGGCGTGGTGACCGGGCTGCTCGGCGGCGGGTACCTGGTCTGGCTCCTCGTGACCGAACGCAAGACGGGACGGATGTGA
- a CDS encoding ABC transporter substrate-binding protein, with protein sequence MSNIGAQHLTRRGLLGAGGALALGALISACGGGDDASGTASPGGGAWTFTDDRGTRVRLKARPQRVVGYVGTAAALYDFGVDRQIVGVFGPTKLKDGKPDPQAGNLPVDRLEIIGNAYGEFNIEKYAALRPDLLVDNMFLPGDLFYVPAESKDKIFALAESVAISAGAVALPKPIERTAALAAALGADLKSAKVTAAKARFDKAAEALRAAAKAKPGLKVLAASASPDLFYASSPGKNTDLIYFKELGVDLIVPEKVSKEGYFENLSWENADKYRADVIMLDSRTQALQPKDLGSKPSWKDLPAVKANQVIAWQPEPRFSYEGCAPILEALAASIRSAKKTG encoded by the coding sequence ATGTCGAACATCGGGGCTCAGCACCTCACCCGCCGCGGCCTGCTCGGCGCGGGCGGCGCCCTCGCCCTCGGGGCGCTCATCAGCGCGTGCGGAGGCGGTGACGACGCGAGCGGAACGGCCTCACCGGGCGGCGGCGCCTGGACGTTCACCGACGACCGCGGCACCCGGGTGCGGCTCAAGGCGCGCCCGCAGCGGGTCGTCGGCTACGTCGGCACCGCCGCCGCCCTCTACGACTTCGGCGTGGACCGGCAGATCGTCGGCGTGTTCGGCCCGACGAAGCTCAAGGACGGCAAGCCCGACCCGCAGGCCGGGAACCTGCCCGTCGACCGGCTGGAGATCATCGGAAACGCCTACGGCGAGTTCAACATCGAGAAGTACGCCGCGCTGCGCCCCGACCTGCTCGTCGACAACATGTTCCTGCCGGGCGACCTGTTCTACGTCCCGGCCGAGAGCAAGGACAAGATCTTCGCGCTGGCGGAGTCGGTCGCCATCTCCGCGGGCGCCGTCGCGCTGCCGAAGCCCATCGAGCGGACCGCCGCGCTCGCCGCCGCGCTCGGCGCCGACCTGAAGTCGGCGAAGGTCACGGCTGCCAAGGCCAGGTTCGACAAGGCGGCGGAGGCGCTGCGCGCGGCGGCCAAGGCCAAGCCGGGCCTGAAGGTGCTGGCGGCGTCCGCGAGCCCCGACCTCTTCTACGCCTCCAGCCCGGGCAAGAACACCGACCTCATCTACTTCAAGGAGCTCGGCGTCGACCTGATCGTGCCGGAGAAGGTGAGCAAGGAGGGCTACTTCGAGAACCTGAGCTGGGAGAACGCCGACAAGTACCGGGCCGACGTCATCATGCTCGACTCCCGCACGCAGGCGCTCCAGCCCAAGGACCTCGGCTCCAAGCCGTCCTGGAAGGACCTGCCCGCGGTGAAGGCGAACCAGGTCATCGCGTGGCAGCCCGAGCCCCGCTTCTCCTACGAGGGCTGCGCGCCGATCCTCGAAGCGCTCGCCGCGTCCATCCGGTCGGCGAAGAAGACGGGCTGA
- a CDS encoding MarR family winged helix-turn-helix transcriptional regulator, with protein MTEPAVQHADAAARAWHNLRVLLHERGDRRREVTDALGMSFFRVKALRYVAAASTPVTLRDLAEKLLTDRPYVTLVVDDLVGRGLVERTENPADRRSKIVTVTAAGRAAAAEAERILDTPPPSLYDLPAEDLAVLDRVAARLVAEG; from the coding sequence ATGACCGAGCCCGCCGTCCAGCACGCCGACGCCGCCGCGCGGGCGTGGCACAACCTGCGGGTGCTGCTGCACGAGCGCGGCGACCGGCGCCGGGAGGTCACCGACGCGCTCGGCATGAGCTTCTTCCGGGTCAAGGCGCTGCGGTACGTCGCCGCGGCGAGCACCCCGGTGACGCTGCGCGACCTCGCCGAGAAGCTGCTCACCGACCGCCCCTACGTCACCCTCGTGGTGGACGACCTCGTCGGGCGGGGCCTGGTCGAGCGGACCGAGAACCCCGCCGACCGCCGATCCAAGATCGTGACCGTGACGGCGGCGGGGCGGGCCGCCGCGGCCGAGGCCGAGCGGATCCTGGACACCCCGCCGCCGTCGCTCTACGACCTCCCGGCCGAGGACCTCGCGGTCCTCGACCGGGTCGCGGCGCGCCTGGTCGCCGAGGGCTGA
- a CDS encoding ABC transporter ATP-binding protein: MSGAGPEAGELRVSGLTVRFAGLTALDGVGFTVAPGSVHAIIGPNGAGKSTCFNVLSGVYRASGGSVRFAGAELTALPPHRIAALGVARTFQNIALSRHLSVEDNLMLGRHRLTRAGFASAGLRMPRARREDARHRARVRDIAAFVGVGEHLAAPVGLLPYGVRKRVELARALAMEPRLLLLDEPVAGMNGAERRRMAEVIARARADLGLSVLLVEHDMGMVMRLADEVTVLDFGRRIAGGAPAAVQRDPAVIRAYLGAAHAPAGAPESEGNP; the protein is encoded by the coding sequence ATGAGCGGGGCCGGACCGGAGGCGGGCGAGCTGCGCGTCAGCGGGCTCACGGTGCGGTTCGCGGGGCTGACCGCCCTGGACGGGGTGGGCTTCACCGTCGCGCCCGGCAGCGTCCACGCGATCATCGGGCCGAACGGCGCGGGCAAGTCGACGTGCTTCAACGTGCTCTCCGGCGTCTACCGGGCGAGCGGGGGCAGCGTGCGGTTCGCCGGGGCGGAGCTGACCGCGCTGCCGCCGCACCGGATCGCGGCCCTCGGCGTCGCCCGGACGTTCCAGAACATCGCGCTGTCGCGGCACCTGTCCGTCGAGGACAACCTGATGCTCGGGCGGCACCGCCTCACCCGGGCCGGGTTCGCCTCGGCGGGCCTGCGGATGCCGCGGGCGCGCCGGGAGGACGCGCGGCACCGGGCCCGCGTCCGCGACATCGCCGCGTTCGTCGGCGTCGGCGAGCACCTGGCCGCGCCCGTGGGCCTGCTGCCCTACGGCGTGCGCAAGCGGGTCGAGCTGGCCAGGGCGCTCGCGATGGAGCCCCGGCTGCTGCTCCTGGACGAGCCGGTGGCCGGGATGAACGGCGCGGAGCGGCGGCGGATGGCCGAGGTCATCGCCCGCGCCCGCGCCGACCTCGGCCTCTCGGTCCTGCTCGTCGAGCACGACATGGGGATGGTCATGCGGCTGGCCGACGAGGTCACCGTCCTGGACTTCGGCAGGCGCATCGCGGGCGGCGCGCCCGCGGCGGTGCAGCGCGACCCGGCCGTGATCCGCGCCTACCTCGGCGCCGCGCACGCGCCCGCGGGCGCCCCCGAATCGGAGGGAAATCCTTGA